The Stomoxys calcitrans chromosome 3, idStoCalc2.1, whole genome shotgun sequence genome includes a region encoding these proteins:
- the LOC106091417 gene encoding juvenile hormone acid O-methyltransferase produces MIHKANLQIHKVSVNSTSVDGTRHVALLNKPHQVKHLQRSQTLQLDAMHRPVLYHQHNAIQKSIAEKVISKYAKWMQWRNDGLDSLIDVGTGTGNVLMEIVKPHISKAYRRVVGIDMASDAIAFAKTYYKSQRKVEFKILDIGTENELPADLIGQFDHVTSFNCLHWINNQIQALKNIYQLIRPEGGDFLLCFQPYLPFFDIYEVLQNTSTWSPYIGHIDYFGGPLQRIEEDELSNLLEEIGFDNVEIEYSFGVHTYQSEKEFKEHMAASCMFLKHIPPQLHSTIMKDFVDIAQRLGCRASSPSGNKCKYSLNFTNAVVYAKKLPQCH; encoded by the exons ATGATACACAAAGCAAATCTACAAATCCATAAAGTCAGTGTAAACAGTACTAGCGTAGACGGCACGCGACACGTCGCGCTTTTGAATAAACCTCATCAAGTGAAACACTTACAACGATCTCAAACACTACAACTTGACGCTATGCATAGACCAGTTTTGTATCATCAGCACAATGCCATACAAAAATCCATTGCGGAAAAAGTGATTAGCAAATATGCCAAATGGATGCAATGGCGAAACGATGGATTGGATAGTCTCATTGATGTGGGCACCGGTACCGGCAATGTTCTCATGGAAATTGTTAAGCCCCATATATCTAAGGCATATCGCAGAGTAGTGGGCATTGATATGGCAAGCGATGCCATAGCTTTTGCCAAAACTTATTATAAATCTCAACGAAAGGTGGAATTCAAAATTCTGGATATTGGTACGGAGAATGAATTGCCAGCGGATCTCATAGGACAGTTTGATCATGTCACATCATTCAATTGTTTGCATTGGATCAATAATCAAAT ACAAGCTCTAAAAAATATTTACCAGCTGATAAGACCAGAAGGCGGCGATTTTCTTCTATGCTTTCAACCCTATTTGCCATTTTTCGATATTTACGAAGTTTTGCAAAATACCTCTACTTGGTCACCATACATTGGACATATCGATTATTTTGGTGGTCCTTTGCAACGCATTGAAGAAGACGAACTTTCAAACCTTTTGGAGGAAATAGGATTTGATAATGTTGAAATTGAATATTCTTTTGGAGTTCATACTTATCAGAGTGAAAAAGAGTTTAAAG AACACATGGCAGCAAGCTGTATGTTTTTAAAACATATACCGCCTCAGCTTCATTCAACTATAATGAAGGATTTTGTAGATATAGCGCAAAGATTGGGTTGCCGAGCATCAAGTCCATCTGGTAACAAATGCAAATATTCTTTGAATTTCACCAATGCGGTGGTCTATGCCAAAAAGTTACCCCAGTGCCATtga
- the LOC131996017 gene encoding juvenile hormone acid O-methyltransferase-like: protein MYKDMIRKEYSVKILSRKNGCDSLIDLGSGSGDVLMDFVYPIMPKNFQRLVCSDIIHKMVNYAKSTNMRAVNPFLVRIPDSLHDEYMNDVMSMILEGLHWPNVSAEYRYKFPSPYKLLVAYGRK from the exons ATGTACAAAGACATGATTCGGAAAGAATATTCAGTGAAAATTCTATCGCGTAAAAATGGTTGTGACTCCTTAATAGATTTAGGTTCAGGGTCCGGAGATGTTCTCATGGATTTTGTATATCCTATCATGCCGAAGAATTTCCAAAGGTTGGTATGTTCTGACATAATTCATAAAATGGTAAATTATGCCAAAAGCA CCAATATGAGAGCCGTCAATCCATTTCTGGTTCGTATACCCGATTCATTGCATGATGAGTATATGAATGATGTGATGTCTATGATTTTGGAAGGTTTGCATTGGCCAAATGTCAGTGCGGAATATCGCTATAAATTTCCCTCTCCTTACAAATTGTTAGTTGCTTATggcagaaaataa